The following are encoded together in the Carassius auratus strain Wakin unplaced genomic scaffold, ASM336829v1 scaf_tig00005608, whole genome shotgun sequence genome:
- the LOC113070989 gene encoding protein CYR61-like, producing the protein MNFWESLEMCSGRNQRTLAVICTVLMLVVCPAEGEASRGCSRPCSCPPSPPSCPLGVSWALDECSCCKVCAQQFNQDCGPDRPCDHIKGLRCHLGAGGDPRRGLCRAEAQGRPCEFAGRVYQHGEDFQPSCQHQCSCMDGVVGCMPLCPHNIPLPRRHCTNPRLETPPGRCCEEWLCDDDNRIREDPPDPHPHHTTFNHISKLIQSPNSVLSRRGSFQEWASLPVSRVPFLSSECFPQTSDWSECSAPCGFGISSRVTNSNAQCKLVRETRLCQIRQCDITLSVKKGKKCRQTVRSREPEQITFAGCSTARRYRPRTCGWCVDGRCCQPSSSRTVRLRFHCSDGESITRHVMWIQRCRCSKSLCGAQRERSSPAISLHNDIHTFSH; encoded by the exons ATGAATTTTTGGGAAAGCTTAGAAATGTGTTCTGGAAGGAATCAGAGGACTCTGGCTGTTATTTGCACTGTATTGATGTTAGTTGTATGCCCAGCTGAAGGAGAG GCGTCCAGAGGCTGTTCCCGTCCCTGCTCCTGCCCCCCGTCTCCACCCTCCTGTCCGCTCGGAGTGAGCTGGGCGCTGGATGAGTGCAGCTGCTGTAAGGTGTGCGCCCAACAGTTCAACCAGGACTGTGGCCCTGACCGACCCTGTGACCACATCAAGGGCCTGCGCTGCCACCTAGGGGCCGGAGGGGACCCACGACGCGGTCTCTGCAGAG CTGAGGCTCAGGGCCGTCCGTGTGAGTTTGCTGGGCGTGTGTATCAGCACGGAGAGGATTTCCAGCCCAGCTGTCAGCACCAGTGCAGCTGTATGGATGGTGTGGTGGGCTGCATGCCGCTGTGTCCCCACAACATCCCTCTGCCCCGCAGACACTGCACCAACCCTCGTCTGGAGACGCCGCCGGGACGCTGCTGTGAGGAGTGGCTGTGTGACGATGATAACCGCATCAGGGAAGACCCACCGGACCCCCATCCCCATCACACCACATTCAATCACATCAGCAAACTCATACAGAGCCCTAACAGCGTCCTGTCCAGGAGAGGCTCCTTTCAAG AGTGGGCGTCCCTGCCTGTGTCTCGAGTTCCCTTCCTATCATCCGAATGTTTCCCGCAGACCTCCGACTGGTCCGAATGTTCTGCTCCCTGCGGGTTTGGCATCTCCAGTCGTGTGACTAATAGTAATGCACAGTGCAAGCTTGTTCGAGAGACTCGCCTTTGCCAGATCAGACAATGTGACATCACTCTGTCTGTGAAG AAAGGAAAGAAGTGCAGGCAAACGGTGAGGTCTCGGGAACCGGAGCAGATCACGTTCGCCGGCTGCTCGACGGCTCGCCGTTACCGGCCTCGTACCTGTGGCTGGTGTGTGGATGGCAGGTGCTGTCAGCCGTCCTCGTCCCGCACGGTGCGTCTGCGCTTCCACTGCTCAGACGGAGAGAGCATCACTCGTCACGTCATGTGGATCCAGCGCTGCCGCTGCAGCAAGAGCCTCTGTGGGGCTCAGAGAGAGAGATCCTCACCCGCCATCAGCCTTCACAACGACATACACACCTTCTCTCACTGA